One window from the genome of Enterobacter asburiae encodes:
- the uraH gene encoding hydroxyisourate hydrolase produces MSTLSTHILDISTGKPAVGVTVHLEREGEIMATGVTNANGRITEFVPFLPKGRYRLVAEIGAWFSETGRDTLYPCAQIDFVTGEAAGEHFHLPFVIAPGGWSTYRGS; encoded by the coding sequence ATGAGCACACTCAGCACCCATATTCTGGATATCTCGACGGGCAAACCCGCAGTTGGCGTGACGGTTCATCTCGAACGTGAGGGCGAAATCATGGCGACGGGCGTGACCAACGCAAACGGTCGCATCACCGAATTTGTCCCTTTCCTGCCAAAAGGCCGCTATCGGCTGGTGGCGGAGATCGGCGCGTGGTTTAGCGAAACCGGTCGCGACACGCTCTACCCCTGCGCGCAAATTGATTTTGTGACGGGAGAAGCGGCAGGCGAGCACTTCCATCTGCCGTTTGTGATTGCGCCCGGCGGGTGGTCAACCTACCGGGGCAGTTGA
- the uraD gene encoding 2-oxo-4-hydroxy-4-carboxy-5-ureidoimidazoline decarboxylase: MIALHEFNHLSHEKALALIHPCVALPDWADALVVGRPYASRDELFSTANALTQTWDEAALTQALSAHPRIGEKPAGAQAEAALSRQEQGAVNDRDAALAQALREGNARYEARFERVFLIRAKGRSGEEILQALHARLENSDAQEVRAALEQLREITLLRLEGVISE, from the coding sequence ATGATCGCACTGCACGAGTTCAACCATCTTTCCCACGAAAAGGCGTTAGCGCTGATTCACCCCTGCGTGGCGCTCCCCGACTGGGCCGACGCGCTGGTTGTGGGGCGGCCCTACGCCAGCCGGGACGAATTGTTCAGTACGGCAAACGCGCTGACGCAAACCTGGGACGAAGCGGCATTAACGCAAGCATTGAGCGCCCATCCGCGCATCGGGGAAAAGCCCGCGGGCGCACAGGCGGAGGCGGCGCTGTCGCGCCAGGAGCAGGGCGCGGTGAACGACCGCGATGCGGCGCTTGCGCAGGCGCTGCGCGAGGGCAATGCCCGCTACGAGGCCCGCTTCGAGCGCGTCTTTCTGATCCGCGCGAAGGGCCGCAGCGGCGAAGAGATTTTACAGGCGCTGCACGCGCGGCTGGAGAACAGCGACGCGCAGGAAGTCCGTGCCGCGCTGGAACAGCTGCGGGAAATTACGCTGCTACGGCTGGAAGGAGTCATTAGCGAATGA
- the hpxO gene encoding FAD-dependent urate hydroxylase HpxO, which translates to MRAIVIGAGIGGLSAAVALKKAGIDCTVFEAVKEIRPVGAAISIWPNGVKCMQHLGMGDIIETYGGPMRFMAYKDYRRGETLTRFSLAPLVERTGGRPCPVSRTELQREMLDFWGRDRVQFGKRVERVNEDDAGVSVTFTDGTTASGDFLIAADGSHSAVRPYVLGYTPERRYAGYVNWNGLVKIDEEIAPAHQWTTFVGEGKRVSLMPVSGGRFYFFFDVPLPAGLAEDRTTLRADLTGYFRGWAPPVQKLIAALDPETTNRIEIHDIEPFDSLVRGNVALLGDAAHSTTPDIGQGGCAAMEDAVVLGECLRENHSITLALRQYEALRCDRVRDLVLKARKRCDVTHGKDMALTQAWYQELKEETGERIINGLCETIQGGPLG; encoded by the coding sequence ATGAGAGCAATCGTTATTGGCGCGGGTATTGGCGGCCTGAGCGCCGCCGTCGCGCTGAAGAAAGCGGGCATCGACTGTACCGTATTTGAAGCCGTAAAGGAGATCAGGCCCGTCGGGGCGGCCATCTCCATCTGGCCTAACGGCGTGAAATGCATGCAGCACCTCGGCATGGGCGACATCATCGAGACCTACGGCGGGCCGATGCGTTTTATGGCCTACAAGGATTACCGGCGCGGCGAGACCCTGACCCGCTTTAGCCTGGCCCCGCTGGTTGAGCGTACCGGCGGGCGCCCCTGCCCCGTCTCGCGCACCGAGCTCCAGCGTGAAATGCTGGACTTCTGGGGACGCGACAGGGTGCAGTTCGGCAAGCGCGTCGAACGCGTAAATGAAGACGACGCGGGCGTGAGCGTGACCTTCACCGACGGCACCACGGCATCCGGCGATTTTCTGATTGCCGCCGACGGCAGCCACTCGGCGGTTCGTCCGTACGTGCTGGGATATACCCCCGAGCGCCGCTACGCCGGGTACGTGAACTGGAACGGGCTGGTGAAGATTGATGAAGAGATCGCCCCGGCGCACCAGTGGACCACCTTCGTTGGCGAAGGCAAACGCGTGTCGCTGATGCCCGTCTCCGGCGGTCGTTTCTACTTCTTTTTTGACGTGCCGCTGCCCGCGGGCCTGGCGGAGGATCGCACCACCCTGCGCGCCGATCTCACGGGCTACTTCCGCGGCTGGGCGCCGCCGGTGCAGAAGCTTATCGCGGCGCTGGATCCTGAAACCACCAACCGCATTGAAATCCACGACATTGAGCCGTTCGACAGCCTGGTGCGCGGCAACGTCGCGCTGCTCGGCGATGCCGCGCACAGCACCACGCCGGACATCGGCCAGGGCGGCTGCGCGGCGATGGAAGACGCCGTGGTGCTGGGTGAGTGCCTACGTGAAAACCACAGCATTACGCTGGCGCTGCGGCAGTACGAAGCGCTGCGCTGCGACCGGGTGCGCGACCTGGTGCTGAAGGCGCGTAAACGCTGCGACGTCACCCACGGGAAAGACATGGCGTTGACGCAGGCCTGGTATCAGGAGCTCAAAGAGGAGACCGGCGAGCGCATCATCAACGGTCTGTGCGAGACCATTCAGGGCGGCCCGTTAGGCTGA
- the hpxD gene encoding molybdenum cofactor-independent xanthine hydroxylase subunit HpxD, whose amino-acid sequence MKREPTPPAHCTFEPEDWLRLAKCWHPVARACDVGPAPLKATLLDEQLVIYRINDQIVVARDVCPHRGVPLTLGFHDEHGIICPYHGLRFGEDGRCNRIPSSPDQPVPAKLNLINYAVEERFGLIWTCLAFDPENPAPLPTMPHWDDDGFQQINCPAFEVNGFAGRQVEGFLDVAHFAWIHTDTFADPNNQLVPAYQPQETPFGFVADYWSSVSNYPAGSPVQAPEGFQWLRHFEMHLPFTATLTIHFPGESRLVIMNAASPVSSRVTRMFAPIARNLDLHIPVEDVHAFNLRIFEEDRLMVETQRPESLPLDLTLEAHIPADKSSIAYRRGLKKMGFGEFFLV is encoded by the coding sequence ATGAAAAGAGAACCGACTCCACCCGCCCACTGCACGTTTGAGCCAGAGGACTGGCTGCGCCTGGCGAAATGCTGGCATCCGGTCGCGCGCGCCTGCGACGTCGGCCCGGCGCCGCTCAAGGCGACCCTGCTGGATGAACAGCTGGTGATTTACCGGATTAACGACCAGATCGTGGTCGCCCGTGACGTCTGCCCGCACCGCGGCGTGCCGCTGACGCTGGGCTTTCACGATGAGCACGGGATTATCTGCCCCTATCACGGCCTCCGCTTTGGGGAGGACGGGCGCTGCAACCGTATTCCGTCCAGCCCCGACCAGCCCGTTCCGGCGAAGCTGAACCTGATTAACTACGCCGTTGAGGAGCGCTTCGGCCTGATCTGGACCTGCCTGGCGTTTGACCCGGAAAACCCCGCGCCGCTGCCCACCATGCCGCACTGGGATGACGACGGATTTCAGCAGATCAACTGCCCGGCGTTTGAGGTGAACGGCTTCGCCGGGCGTCAGGTGGAGGGGTTTCTGGACGTGGCGCACTTTGCGTGGATCCACACCGATACCTTTGCCGATCCCAATAATCAGCTTGTGCCCGCCTATCAGCCGCAGGAGACGCCGTTCGGCTTCGTGGCGGATTACTGGAGCTCCGTGAGCAACTATCCCGCCGGTTCACCCGTGCAGGCGCCAGAAGGGTTCCAGTGGCTGCGCCATTTTGAAATGCATCTGCCGTTTACCGCCACCCTGACGATTCATTTTCCGGGAGAGTCGAGGCTGGTGATCATGAACGCCGCGTCGCCGGTGTCATCGCGCGTGACCCGCATGTTCGCCCCTATTGCGCGCAACCTTGACCTGCATATTCCGGTGGAGGACGTGCATGCCTTTAACCTGCGCATCTTCGAAGAAGATCGCCTGATGGTGGAAACCCAGCGCCCGGAAAGCCTGCCGCTGGATCTGACGCTGGAAGCGCATATTCCCGCCGATAAAAGCTCAATTGCCTACCGTCGGGGACTGAAAAAAATGGGCTTTGGCGAATTTTTCCTGGTATGA
- a CDS encoding PDR/VanB family oxidoreductase has product MLSVIVDGLWREGDKSLAVRLVAEDGEALPPWQPGAHIDVHLPCGVVRQYSLTGACQDESYLICVGRETASRGGSRYVHETLRPGQTLAISAPRNLFPLGQAERVLLLAAGIGITPLYAMALQLKASGTPFTLHYYVKNRESAAFARELSQCGECIIHTTSPRTALAEHLPAAEAGLHAWICGPAGFMEKVREVATAKGWDDGHLHSEAFQPAAPAAGGESGEIFTVKLASTGERWPVPADKTIAQVLQANGVDVPLSCEMGICGACLTPVIDGVVDHRDSVQSEAEKSATEQQVALCCSRSHSGELVIGL; this is encoded by the coding sequence ATGCTGAGCGTAATTGTTGACGGGCTGTGGCGCGAGGGCGACAAAAGCCTCGCCGTCAGGCTGGTGGCTGAGGACGGTGAAGCGCTGCCGCCGTGGCAGCCCGGCGCGCATATTGACGTCCACCTGCCCTGCGGCGTGGTGCGCCAGTATTCCCTGACCGGGGCATGTCAGGACGAGAGCTATCTTATCTGCGTGGGGCGGGAAACCGCCTCGCGCGGCGGGTCGCGCTACGTTCACGAGACGCTGCGGCCCGGACAGACGCTGGCCATCTCTGCCCCGCGCAACCTGTTTCCGCTTGGTCAGGCAGAGCGGGTTTTGCTGCTGGCGGCGGGCATTGGCATTACGCCGCTGTATGCGATGGCTCTGCAGCTGAAGGCGTCCGGAACGCCGTTTACGCTGCACTATTACGTCAAAAACCGCGAAAGCGCGGCGTTTGCGCGCGAACTCTCGCAGTGCGGTGAGTGCATCATTCATACAACCAGCCCGCGCACAGCGCTGGCAGAGCATCTTCCGGCGGCCGAGGCGGGGCTTCACGCCTGGATCTGCGGTCCAGCGGGGTTTATGGAAAAAGTGCGTGAGGTCGCCACGGCGAAGGGCTGGGATGACGGCCATCTTCACAGCGAGGCGTTTCAGCCCGCAGCCCCTGCCGCAGGCGGTGAATCCGGCGAGATCTTTACGGTCAAGCTGGCCTCCACCGGGGAGCGCTGGCCTGTGCCTGCCGATAAAACCATCGCCCAGGTGCTGCAGGCAAACGGCGTGGACGTGCCGCTGTCCTGCGAGATGGGGATCTGTGGCGCCTGCCTGACGCCGGTGATTGACGGCGTGGTGGATCACCGTGACAGCGTGCAGTCGGAGGCGGAAAAAAGCGCGACGGAGCAGCAGGTGGCGCTGTGCTGCTCGAGGAGCCATTCGGGGGAGCTGGTGATCGGGCTGTAA
- a CDS encoding DJ-1/PfpI family protein: MKSVAVLLAPGFEEGEAIVTIDILRRLNITVQTIACGESREVVSYHAIPMVADSTLKASLDRTFDAVVLPGGPEGSVNLAKSAEVIAFVRRHDEAGKYICPICSAAARVLGGNGLLKGRRYVCSGELWKTVSDGIYVNADVVEDGNLLSGRGLGNVFDFAFTLAARLQGDGALAQEQASHIEYAWQDSEPVYELAKCDL; the protein is encoded by the coding sequence ATGAAAAGCGTAGCCGTGCTATTAGCCCCCGGTTTTGAAGAGGGGGAAGCGATTGTCACTATCGATATCCTGCGCCGCCTGAATATTACGGTGCAGACGATTGCCTGCGGCGAGAGTCGCGAAGTGGTGAGCTATCACGCCATCCCAATGGTGGCGGATAGCACCCTGAAGGCCAGCCTCGATCGGACCTTTGACGCCGTGGTGCTGCCGGGCGGCCCGGAAGGCAGCGTCAACCTGGCGAAAAGCGCGGAGGTGATTGCCTTCGTTCGCCGCCATGATGAAGCGGGCAAATATATCTGCCCGATCTGCTCCGCCGCCGCCCGCGTGCTGGGCGGCAACGGACTGCTCAAAGGGCGCCGCTATGTCTGTTCCGGCGAGTTGTGGAAAACGGTCAGCGATGGCATTTACGTCAATGCCGACGTGGTGGAGGACGGCAATCTGCTAAGCGGCCGCGGGCTGGGCAACGTGTTTGATTTCGCCTTTACCCTGGCGGCGCGATTGCAGGGCGATGGGGCACTGGCGCAAGAGCAGGCCAGCCATATTGAGTACGCGTGGCAGGATAGCGAGCCGGTTTACGAGCTGGCAAAGTGCGATTTGTGA
- a CDS encoding glycoside hydrolase family 88 protein has product MTKSVITEALRPIELHQVDRLALSQKLEAALTRVTRKLDNNIVAFGDKFPGEACEKGVWPRTDNVEWTTSFWPGQLWLAWEMTGKAHYREAAERYLPSFARRIEQRIDTATHDLGFLYSLSCISAWRLTGNEAARRSALLAAERLMERFNPTANIIQAWGDLNDPEQQGRMIIDCNMNLPLLYWASEQTGDPRYAQAATAHAGQAANYIVREDASTYHTYYMDVQTGEPRFGNTHQGYSDTSCWSRGQAWGIYGFLLSYQHTGDKQMVELSRSLAHYFLNRLPEDDVCHWDLALLGTDAVRDSSAAAIAACGLLELVKALPTLDAHRAYYEEMALRIAQSLTDNYLAHDDDPTEGLLQHSVYHMGSGKGVDQCCSWGDYFYLELLARLRQIWHPYW; this is encoded by the coding sequence ATGACCAAATCTGTTATCACCGAAGCGCTGCGGCCGATCGAACTGCATCAGGTCGATCGCCTGGCGCTGAGCCAGAAGCTGGAAGCGGCCTTAACCCGCGTAACGCGCAAGCTCGACAACAATATTGTCGCCTTCGGCGATAAGTTCCCCGGCGAAGCCTGTGAGAAGGGCGTCTGGCCGCGCACCGATAACGTGGAGTGGACCACCAGCTTTTGGCCTGGCCAGCTGTGGCTGGCGTGGGAGATGACCGGCAAAGCGCATTATCGCGAAGCCGCCGAGCGCTATTTACCGTCGTTCGCCCGGCGTATTGAGCAGCGTATCGACACCGCCACGCACGATCTCGGGTTCCTCTATTCGCTCTCCTGCATCAGCGCCTGGCGGCTCACCGGCAACGAAGCCGCTCGCCGGTCGGCGCTGCTGGCAGCCGAGCGTCTGATGGAGCGTTTTAATCCGACGGCCAACATTATTCAGGCGTGGGGTGATTTAAACGACCCGGAGCAGCAGGGGCGAATGATCATCGACTGCAACATGAACCTGCCGCTGCTGTATTGGGCCAGCGAACAGACCGGGGATCCGCGCTATGCGCAGGCGGCGACGGCTCACGCAGGACAGGCCGCGAACTATATCGTGCGTGAAGATGCCTCGACGTATCACACTTACTATATGGATGTGCAGACGGGTGAGCCGCGCTTTGGCAACACCCATCAGGGCTACAGCGATACCTCGTGCTGGTCGCGCGGCCAGGCGTGGGGCATTTACGGCTTTCTGCTCAGCTATCAGCACACCGGCGATAAGCAGATGGTTGAGCTGTCGCGCAGCCTGGCGCATTACTTCCTCAACCGTCTGCCGGAAGATGACGTTTGCCACTGGGATCTGGCCCTGCTCGGTACTGACGCCGTGCGCGACAGTTCAGCGGCGGCGATTGCCGCCTGTGGCCTGCTGGAGCTGGTCAAGGCGCTGCCGACGCTCGACGCACACCGCGCGTATTATGAAGAGATGGCGCTGCGTATTGCGCAGTCGCTGACCGATAACTACCTTGCTCATGACGACGATCCGACCGAAGGGCTGCTGCAGCACTCGGTTTATCACATGGGCAGCGGGAAAGGCGTCGATCAGTGCTGTAGCTGGGGTGACTATTTCTATCTTGAGCTGCTGGCGCGGCTGCGACAGATTTGGCATCCGTACTGGTAA